In Methyloceanibacter stevinii, the genomic stretch GCGACCGCGAACACGCTGGCGGCGATCCGTGCCGGCGCCACCCACGCCTCGGTCACGGTCATCGGGCTCGGCGAACGGGCGGGCAACGCGCCGCTGGAAGAGGTGGCGGTCAGCCTCCACCATCTCTACGGGTGCGATACGGCCGTCGATATGACGGCGCTGGGTTCCATCGCCTTCCTGGTTTCGGCCGCCGCCGCGCGTCCAATCCCGCTCAACAAGGCGATCGTCGGCGATCATGTGTTCACCCATGAGTCGGGTATTCACGTCGACGGCCTCCTGAAGGATACGCGGACCTACCAGTCGTTGGACCCGGCCACCCTCGGACGGTCCCATTCCATTGTCTTGGGCAAGCATTCCGGCTTCGCGGCGCTCGCCGCCTCCCTGTCCAACCTCAACCTGTCCGCCAACGGACTTGAGCTGCGTGCGATCCTGGAACGGGTGCGCGAGCAGGCCGCGACCACCAAGAATCCCGTCACCGCCGAGGACCTCACCGAGATCTGGGAAGAGATCCATCGTGAGGCGGTGCTCGAAGTTGCGATGTGAGGCCGGCCGTGACCGATAGCGTGAACATCACCGAGAGCGATGCGGATGTGCCGATTGAGGCAACGTCCACGTCCGGCGAGGCGGCGGAGCAACTGTCCCTGCTGCGCCTGCTTCGCGAAGACTTGCGCTGCGTGAAGCTGCGCGACCCGGCCGCGCGCGGGGAACTCGAAAGCCTGCTCACCTATCCGGGTGTCCATGCCGTGATCTGGCACCGCCTCTCCCACCGGCTCTGGCGGCGCGGCTGGCGCTTTCCGGCCCGGTTCCTTTCCTGGCTCGGACGGTTCCTCACCAATGTGGATATTCATCCGGGCGCGACCATCGGCCGGCGCTTCTTCATCGATCACGGGGCAGGGGTCGTCATTGGCGAAACAGCCGAGATCGGTGACGACGTGACGCTCTATCACGGCGTGACGCTGGGCGGCACCACCTGGTCGCCGGGGAAACGTCACCCGAGCCTCGAAGACGATGTCGTGGTCGGCGCGGGTGCGAAAATTCTCGGTCCCATAACCGTCGGTCGCGGGACCCGCGTCGGTGCCAACTCGGTCGTCGTGAACGACGTGCCCGCGGATGTGACCGTGGTCGGCATTCCGGCCAAGGTCGTCTACCCGGACGGTGCGGGCAAGAAGGTCGGCCGCATCGATCTCAATCACCACTTCATGCCCGACCCTGTCAGCGCGGCGCTGTCGCACATCATCGACCGGGTTGATTTCGTCGAGGCGAGGCTTGGGCTTCTGCAACGGCATGTGCGCGAAGACCGGTCTGAAGACTCGCGCGATCAAAAGGAACACACCTCATGACGACCTCCGATGGAAACATTCTCGCCAAACTGAACGATGCGTCAGCGGCGGAAGAGTTCTTCGACATTCTCGGCGTCGGGTACGACCCCAAGGTCGTGAATGTGGCGCGGCTCCATATCCTC encodes the following:
- the cysE gene encoding serine O-acetyltransferase; translation: MPIEATSTSGEAAEQLSLLRLLREDLRCVKLRDPAARGELESLLTYPGVHAVIWHRLSHRLWRRGWRFPARFLSWLGRFLTNVDIHPGATIGRRFFIDHGAGVVIGETAEIGDDVTLYHGVTLGGTTWSPGKRHPSLEDDVVVGAGAKILGPITVGRGTRVGANSVVVNDVPADVTVVGIPAKVVYPDGAGKKVGRIDLNHHFMPDPVSAALSHIIDRVDFVEARLGLLQRHVREDRSEDSRDQKEHTS